The nucleotide window TCGGCGGGATCTACGCGCGCCACATCGGTGCGACCGCCGGTCTTTACGCGCCACTTGACCCGCCAGTAACGTGAAGGACGTGGTGACTCCGGTGAACCCCCCACCTCTGTCGCACCCTTCGCCACCGCCCTTGATGAACGCTTCGGGACCACCGGACGACGCGCCGCACGCGTACGCGCGAACGCCGTTGTCCGAGGGCGTCCGGGTACGGGTGCTGTGTGCCGTGCACGGCGATCCGCTCGCCGCGGCGGAACTCGCCGCTGTCCTCGGCGAACGTCAGCGCACCGGCCTCGAACCGCTGCCCGCCGACCCCGTCGCCGCGGTCCCCGGCCTCCTGCGCTCGCTGCGCCCCGCGTTCCGCCCGCTCGCGCCGGACACCCGCCGCCTGCTGCTGATCGCCGCCGCCGACCAGCACCCGTTCGCCGCGCACGCCTACGGGCGGGCCGTGGCCGCGCTCCGGCTGGACGCCCGCTCCCTCGACGACGCGGAGGCGGCCGGGCTGGCGCGTACGACGTCCGCGGGCGTCGTGTTCCGGGACCCCTGGACGCGTGTCGCCGCCTACGAGACCGCGTCCGCCGCGGACCGGCGCGCGGCGCACCGCCTGCTGGCCCGGGTCCTGCGCGGCGAGGGCGAGGCGCCCCGCAGGTCCTGGCACCGGGCCGCCGCCGCGCTCGGCCCCAGCCGGCGCCTCGCCGCCGAACTGCGCGTCACGGCGCACGAGGCGCGCGCCGCCGGGGAACACGCGCTGGCCTGCGCGCTCCTCGAACGGGCCGCCGCGCTGACCCCCGACCCGCGCGAACGCCCGCGTCTGCTGGCCCGCGCCGCCGCCGACGCGTGGCGCTCCGGCGACGGCGACCGGGCCCGTCGGCTGGCCGCCCACGCCGACCGGGACGTCGAAGGGCTCGGCGGACTGCTCGCTCTACGCGCGGGGAACGCCACGGAGGCGTTCGACGCGCTGCTCACAGGAGCGGTACGCAGTGCCGGGCGCGGCGCGGAACCCGGCGCGGAGCACGCGGTGCGGCATGACGCCGAGCACGCCGTGCGGCGCGACGTGGCGGGACGGCCGGCCGCCGCGGGCGTCCGGACGGCCGGGCCCGACACCGCCACGCACCTGGTGGCACGTGCCACCGAAGCCGCGCTCTACACCGGTGACCTGCGCCGCTGCCGCGAGGCTGCGGCCGTCGCCGCCCGGTTCGGCATCGCGCAGCCGGGCACCCTCGGGGGACTGGTCGCGGCCTCCGAGGGACGGTACGAGGACGCCCGCGACCTGCTGCGGACGGCGGCCGACCGCCGTGGACCGGGCGCCGGCCCCACCGTACTGATCCACTCCTGCATCGCCGCGCTGCTGCTGGGCGACCACACCCGCGCCGCGGCGGCGGCCGTCCGGGCAGCCGCCGCGGCACGGGCCGCGAACGAGCCCGCGGCCGTGCCGCAGGCCATGGAGTTCGGGGCGTACGCCGAGTTCTGGACCGGGCGCCCCCGGTCCGCCGGAGCCGCCGCACTGGAGGCCCTGCGACAGGCGTACGCCACCGGACAGGACAACGGCGCCTGCCATCTGCAGGCCGCCCTCGCCGTGTTCGCGGCCGTCACCGGCGACCAGGAGCTCTGCCGGGCGCGCGCCGCGCTGGCCCGCACGCAGGCCCTGGAGCGCGGCCTCGGGCTGCCGGCCGCCCTCGCCCTGTGGGCGCTCGCCTTCCTCGACCTCAGCACGGGGCGTTACGCGGCCTCCGCGTCCCGGCT belongs to Streptomyces sp. V3I8 and includes:
- a CDS encoding helix-turn-helix transcriptional regulator; translated protein: MNASGPPDDAPHAYARTPLSEGVRVRVLCAVHGDPLAAAELAAVLGERQRTGLEPLPADPVAAVPGLLRSLRPAFRPLAPDTRRLLLIAAADQHPFAAHAYGRAVAALRLDARSLDDAEAAGLARTTSAGVVFRDPWTRVAAYETASAADRRAAHRLLARVLRGEGEAPRRSWHRAAAALGPSRRLAAELRVTAHEARAAGEHALACALLERAAALTPDPRERPRLLARAAADAWRSGDGDRARRLAAHADRDVEGLGGLLALRAGNATEAFDALLTGAVRSAGRGAEPGAEHAVRHDAEHAVRRDVAGRPAAAGVRTAGPDTATHLVARATEAALYTGDLRRCREAAAVAARFGIAQPGTLGGLVAASEGRYEDARDLLRTAADRRGPGAGPTVLIHSCIAALLLGDHTRAAAAAVRAAAAARAANEPAAVPQAMEFGAYAEFWTGRPRSAGAAALEALRQAYATGQDNGACHLQAALAVFAAVTGDQELCRARAALARTQALERGLGLPAALALWALAFLDLSTGRYAASASRLRALAGFGPGHGHRVIRHCAIPHYVEAAVRTGDTRVARSAHADYERWASVVRSADDLALSARCRALLATGHEAADHYRTALDLHAGGTRDFERARTELLFGGALRRLRRRTEARDRLHSALEAFEHFGSPHCAAEARAELRALGEPVRSSAGAPGTAGTLTSQQLTVARMAAEGATNREIASRLLLSPRTIDHHLRGVFNRLGIRSRIELVRLLAAAED